The Cryptococcus neoformans var. neoformans B-3501A chromosome 4, whole genome shotgun sequence genome has a window encoding:
- a CDS encoding hypothetical protein (Similar to gi|46101505|gb|EAK86738.1| hypothetical protein UM05924.1 [Ustilago maydis 521], FASTA scores: opt: 706, E(): 4.7e-33, (45.217% identity (80.435% similar) in 230 aa overlap (61-285:31-255)); HMMPfam hit to ADK, Adenylate kinase, score: 165.5, E(): 1.1e-46; HMMPfam hit to ADK_lid, Adenylate kinase, active site lid, score: 62.3, E(): 1.3e-15), with translation MSMLVRPRAIPRIAPILAPQRPSKRFNSSSTASTSSPVSHVASAVADTAHSLADKFREAARFINSPSYDGVEEKGLRMLVFGKPGSGKVRLVKEYDISFVSTGDVLRKEIAAKSEVGRKAEAVVASGGLVSDELMLEIVKAELDRLKGKSWIIDGFPRTLHQGELIDTVLNQENRPLNMVVHLNVPDSVIMARIAARWVHLPSGRVYNTTYSAPKVPGKDDVTGEPLTKRPDDTPETFSKRLQAYYESTAPLLKYFEETYPESLHSISGSSSDEVSIAGGRLDDGAVPSTSSPFPSDQGSDDMVSASASSTFSVPASSTSSTTTTNSFPSDTRQSTNPTNLTDSTKTITNAALDQLWPQLVELIEPFNLRRRQTPAEKGRVDAEKVRKQADDLRDSREVDVPGEGKKVVAR, from the exons ATGTCCATGCTCGTACGCCCCAGGGCAATTCCTCGCATTGCCCCGATACTCGCCCCACAACGCCCGTCCAAGCGGTTCAACAGCTCCTCAACAGCGTCTACATCTTCACCTGTATCGCATGTGGCTTCTGCAGTCGCCGACACAGCCCATTCCCTTGCGGACAAGTTCCGCGAAGCTGCGAGGTTTATCAACAGCCCATCGTACGATggagtggaggagaagggtctGAGGATGTTGGTGTTTGGAAAGCCGGGAAGTGGAAAGGTAAG ACTCGTTAAAGAGTACGATATCTCATTTGTCTCCACCGGCGATGTGCTTCGTAAAGAGATTGCGGCCAAGTCAGAGGTCGGTCGGAAGGCGGAAGCTGTTGTCGCTTCTGGAG GCCTTGTGTCAGACGAGTTGATGTTGGAGATTGTGAAAGCTGAGCTTGACCGGTTAAAAGGAAAG AGCTGGATCATCGATGGCTTTCCTCGCACTTTACACCAAGGCGAGCTTATTGACACAGTCCTCAACCAGGAG AACCGTCCGTTGAACATGGTGGTCCACCTCAACGTCCCTGACTCTGTCATCATGGCCCGTATAGCAG CGCGATGGGTCCATCTCCCTTCTGGTAGAGTTTACAACACGACCTACTCTGCGCCCAAAGTGCCgggaaaggatgatgtgACTGGGGAACCTCTGACGAAGCGACCGGATGATACACCT GAAACGTTCTCCAAGCGTTTGCAAGCTTACTATGAGTCGACTGCTCCGCTACTCAAG TACTTTGAAGAGACGTACCCCGAATCACTCCATTCGATAAGTGGTTCATCTTCCGATGAGGTATCTATCGCTGGGGGCCGCCTGGATGACGGAGCGGTCCCTtctacatcttctccttttccgtCAGATCAGGGTTCTGACGATATGGTTTCTGCTTCTGCCTCGTCTACTTTCTCTGTCCCCGCCTCTTCTACCTCTTCTACCACTACCACCAATTCTTTCCCCTCGGACACTCGACAATCAACAAATCCCACCAACCTAACTGATTCGACAAAAACAATAACAAATGCCGCACTCGATCAGCTCTGGCCCCAACTCGTCGAGCTCATTGAACCCTTCAACCTCCGGCGCCGCCAGACTCCAGCCGAGAAGGGGCGTGTGGATGCAGAAAAGGTAAGGAAGCAAGCGGATGATTTGAGGGATAGTAGAGAGGTGGACGTTCccggagaagggaaaaaagtCGTTGCTCGATGA
- a CDS encoding hypothetical protein (HMMPfam hit to Ferric_reduct, Ferric reductase like transmembrane component, score: 139.8, E(): 6.1e-39) — protein sequence MTICLIEDCPTSAQRMAASANADSWYKAMHWARTTAIGCLVLIALLAILNWSRWHFRYRPRKLTAALRGLSYPHLAFIDLSLGITLGLFTLFMSLFIWCFQMKPYYRPGVEWGNPPLGIRAGWIAQALLPFVFVMGSRINPLAWITRVEASRWMIWHQYGARVLLFFSVIHTFIILYAPYRQGGISWTRAYWTTYNKPSNFFNSHGRMVNGTFALAALSWIVFSSFAKIRNWNYEFFIVQHILSIVAFLISLWPHVKVSIPDALYYIYASVAVWGFSILVRFLWETVEFAGLGKWKGKAILQGFGGDEMSGKGGVTRLVVETKRGSWETGQYVYLRVPSVNTFQSHPFTIASSPPTNSDIDTPSPLTILISSRSGITKRIARSALSNPSKSIPVIVQGPFGGFGEKLERFDKVLVICGGVGAAMGWPVASKLVREGRKVKMIWSVRNIDCFEWFNDDRSFDRTDVTIHLTGPNPDQTSTFSAPMKPSSSKIESSQPVEAETTASTPGVEEKLFDIASGTVVNSGRCDITKVLREYTEGMDQGERLAVIVCGPTSMLADTANAVAKLQWDIVRGKSVLGEVWMHKERFGW from the exons ATGACGATATGTTTAATTGAGGACTGTCCAACCTCGGCCCAGAGGATGGCAGCCTCAGCCAACGCTGATTCATG GTACAAAGCTATGCACTGGGCACGCACGACTGCTATTGGGTGCTTGGTTCTGATCGCGCTTCTCGCTATACTCAATTGGTCACGATGGCATTTCAGATACCGCCCTCGAAAACTTACTGCTGCTCTCCGGGGGCTTAGTTACCCGCACTTGGCTTTTATCGACTTGAGCTTGGGCATTACTCTC GGCCTTTTCACCCTCTTCATGTCACTTTTCATCTGGTGTTTCCAGATGAAACCATACTATCGCCCCGGCGTCGAGTGGGGTAACCCCCCTCTTGGTATCCGGGCAGGATGGATCGCACAAGCTCTCCTGCCATTTGTTTTCGTCATGGGGAGCAGGATCAACCCGCTGGCTTGGATTACGAGGGTGGAAGCGTCaagatggatgatttgGCATCAATATGGTGCAAGAGTTTTAC TTTTCTTCTCTGTTATACATACATTCATTATTCTCTATGCGCCCTACAGACAAGGCGGCATCTCCTGGACTCGGGCTTATTGGACGACGTACAACAAACCATCCAATTTCTTCAACAGCCATGGTCGTATGGTGAATGGTACCTTTGCGCTGGCCGCACTGAGTTGGATAGTATTTTCGAGTTTTGCAAAGATCCGCAATTG GAACTACGAGTTCTTCATCGTTCAACATATTCTCTCTATCGTCGcattcctcatctccctctgGCCTCATGTGAAAGTATCCATCCCTGACGCCCTCTATTACATCTATGCCTCTGTCGCTGTTTGGGGGTTCTCTATCCTTGTTCGGTTTCTCTGGGAGACCGTAGAGTTTGCAGGACTGGGTAAATGGAAAGGTAAAGCGATATTGCAAGGTTTTGGAGGCGACGAAATGAGTGGGAAGGGTGGTGTGACGAGATTAGTGGTAGAGACTAAAAGAGGATCATGGGAGACTGGGCAGTATGTTTATCTTCGAGTGCCCTCAGTCAACACCTTT CAATCCCATCCATTCACCATTGCCTCCTCGCCCCCGACTAACAGCGATATCGATACCCCTTCGCCGctcaccatcctcatctctaGTCGTTCAGGCATCACCAAACGTATCGCCCGTTCCGCCCTATCCAACCCATCCAAATCAATTCCCGTCATTGTCCAAGGTCCCTTTGGTGGATTCGGCGAGAAGCTAGAAAGGTTTGATAAGGTGTTGGTGATCTGTGGTGGGGTGGGAGCTGCGATGGGGTGGCCAGTGGCTAGCAAACTTGTcagagaagggagaaaagtCAAAATGATTTGGAGTGTCCGAAATATAG ACTGTTTCGAGTGGTTCAATGACGACAGATCTTTTGATCGTACCGACGTAACCATCCACCTTACAGGCCCCAATCCCGACCAAACGAGCACATTCTCCGCTCCCATGAAACCCAGTTCAAGCAAGATTGAAAGCTCTCAACCCGTCGAAGCTGAAACTACCGCTAGCACTCCGGGCGTTGAGGAAAAACTTTTCGATATCGCATCTGGAACAGTTGTGAATTCCGGTCGGTGTGACATCACCAAGGTCTTGAGGGAGTATACAGAGGGAATGGATCAAGGTGAACGACTTGCAGTTATTG TATGTGGCCCGACCTCTATGTTAGCTGATACTGCGAACGCTGTTGCGAAGCTTCAATGGGATATTGTGAGAGGAAAGAGCGTCCTTGGAGAGGTGTGGATGCACAAGGAAAGGTTTGGGTGGTAG
- a CDS encoding hypothetical protein (Similar to gi|46097667|gb|EAK82900.1| hypothetical protein UM05212.1 [Ustilago maydis 521], FASTA scores: opt: 657, E(): 8.2e-30, (49.569% identity (73.707% similar) in 232 aa overlap (6-231:30-254)); HMMPfam hit to Ras, Ras family, score: 278.7, E(): 9.3e-81), whose product MGSLQWDYILKYVLIGDSSVGKSSLLVRLTDDRFDLTEPTLGVEFGSRILTVGEQGKRVKVQCWDTAGTESFRSITRSYFRGAAGALLVYDVTRRDSFEHVTSWLDDLRRHADENVSIILVANKTDLCSPTPPSLPTASYGQAIPPPSPTPPSSSPQFSFKPRAVTSQEGMLFAKSNNLLYVETSAKEGWNVENAFEWTAREILKRVTEEELERKKGGNGVKLGEGKKAGGCC is encoded by the exons ATGGGATCACTACAGTGGGACTACATCCTCAAATATGTCCTGATCGGCGACTCTTCCGTCGGCAAATCGTCACTTCTCGTTCGTCTCACCGACGATCGTTTCGACCTTACCGAACCAACCCTTGGTGTCGAATTTGGGAGCCGGATATTAACTGTAGgcgagcaaggaaagagggttAAAGTGCAATGCTGGGATACGGCAGGGACGGAGAGTTTTAGGAGTATAACACGGAGTTATTTTAGGGGAGCGGCTGGAGCATTGCTGGTTTATGATGTTACACGGCGAGACT CATTTGAACATGTTACTTCTTGGCTTGATGACCTTAGGCGGCATGCCGATGAAAACGTGTCTATCATCT TGGTCGCGAACAAGACCGACTTGTGCTCTCCTACCCCACCATCACTTCCTACAGCATCATACGGCCAAGCAATCccacctccttcccctACGCccccatcttcatcacccCAATTTAGCTTTAAACCCCGAGCGGTTACCTCTCAAGAAGGGATGTTATTCGCTAAATCAAATAATTTGCTGTATGTCGAGACTTCggcgaaagaaggatggaatgTTGAGAATGCGTTTGAGTGGACGGCCAGGGAGATTTTGAAGCGGGTtacggaagaagaactggagaggaaaaagggTGGCAACGGCGTTAAGctgggagagggaaagaaggcagGAGGGTGTTGTTGA
- a CDS encoding hypothetical protein (Similar to gi|46250336|gb|AAH68818.1| Unknown (protein for IMAGE:6635510) [Xenopus laevis], FASTA scores: opt: 1523, E(): 2.4e-84, (37.705% identity (65.301% similar) in 732 aa overlap (1-700:1-702)); HMMPfam hit to Nol1_Nop2_Sun, NOL1/NOP2/sun family, score: 46.0, E(): 9.7e-11), with the protein MGRPRGKKHGGRGGGRAPQTRDNGAGEWKVFSPADYKNEAFEAYYKEQNIMTPEEWPEFMSSLKQELPLTFRVTGSRAHAETINDIIKDTYVPNMQNVEFEGKKYNPPTQLAWYPGQLAWQVNAPKRVVRKTEPFKNFQRFLVGETEVGNLSRQEAVSMIPPLFLDVQPHHHCLDMCAAPGSKTAQIIEALNPHHTTSTGLLIANDSDYKRTHMLVHQTGRMPSKGLMVTNFDASMFPAIKLEEGKNLQFDRILADVPCSGDGTLRKNMEIWAKWGVADGNSLHSLQLRILERAMNMLKPGGRLVYSTCSLNPSEDESVIAAALLKHTQFSLVDVSSDLPELKRRPGMDKWKVATQEGKDGEIHWYETFDEYRKAVDEGKEKEKGEKGKGLPSSLWAPENVESLNLNRCSMRLLPHDQDTGGFFVAVLERAGASQTSSLKRQASPVEGEAEIKRAREKSPAPAASAEAEAAPAAAAAESAVKAEKPVTTKKEKRDNSFKEDPYSYVDPSHAEVKAIIEKFQFKDTFPRDNLLVRNEYGDPLRTMYLTNDIVKQIILNNDYTRMRLISAGIKSFTRQDSATSKNSELICKWRPPIDGILELLPHLGDGVLIEGTLSELRTLLEDHYPALEKFKRSEWKEEMEKREMGAAVVKFNAGNSDGGELKLPMYLPIWKAKMSLSLMIDKREKSILSLRTFGEDICKPPPIQSDQKVASASTDPTPAEK; encoded by the exons ATGGGCAGACCTCGAGGAAAAAAGCACGGTGGT CGAGGCGGTGGACGAGCTCCTCAGACTCGAGACAACGGAGCCGGCGAATGGAAGGTGTTCAGCCCTGCTGACTACAAGAACGAGGCATTCGAAGCGTACTACAAG GAGCAAAACATCATGACCCCCGAAGAATGGCCCGAATTCATGTCCAGCCTCAAACAAGAACTTCCCTTGACTTTCCGAGTTACAGGCTCCCGAGCCCACGCCGAGACTATCAACGACATCATCAAGGACACATACGTTCCCAACATGCAGAATGTCGAGTTTGAAGGCAAAAAGTACAACCCCCCAACCCAGCTTGCTTGGTATCCTGGTCAGCTCGCATGGCAGGTCAACGCTCCCAAGCGTGTTGTGAGAAAGACGGAGCCTTTCAAGAACTTTCAAAGATTCTTGGTTGGAGAAACCGAGGTCGGAAATCTGAGCAGGCAGGAGGCAGTTTCTATGATTCCCCCTTTGTTCCTCGACGTTCAaccccaccaccactgcCTCGACATGTGTGCCGCCCCTGGTTCCAAGACTGCCCAAATCATTGAAGCTCTCAACCCCCATCACACTACCTCTACCGGTCTTCTTATTGCAAATGATTCCGACTACAAGCGAACCCACATGCTTGTCCATCAGACTGGTAGAATGCCGAGCAAAGGACTGATGGTTACCAACTTTGACGCTTCCATGTTCCCCGCCAtcaagttggaagagggcaAGAACCTCCAGTTTGACCGAATCCTCGCCGATGTACCCTGTAGCGGCGACGGTACCCTCCGCAAGAATATGGAAATTTGGGCCAAGTGGGGTGTCGCCGACGGCAACTCccttcactctcttcaGCTTCGTATCCTCGAACGCGCCATGAACATGCTCAAACCCGGCGGTCGATTGGTTTACTCTACCTGCTCCCTCAATCCCTCCGAAGACGAATCCGTCATCGCCGCCGCACTACTCAAACACACTCAATTCTCTCTCGTAGACGTTTCATCAGATTTGCCTgaattgaagaggaggccGGGAATGGACAAGTGGAAAGTTGCGACTCaggaaggcaaggatgGGGAGATTCACTGGTACGAAACATTTGATGAATACAGGAAGGCTGTGGATgagggcaaggagaaggaaaaaggcgAGAAGGGTAAGGGCTTGCCGAGCAGTTTATGGGCGCCCGAAAACGTGGAGAgtctcaacctcaacagATG CAGTATGAGATTATTACCCCACGACCAGGACACTGGCGGTTTCTTCGTCGCCGTTCTTGAGCGAGCTGGTGCCTCTCAAACTTCATCACTCAAGAGGCAAGCGAGTCCGGTGGAGGGAGAGGCGGAGATCAAGCGAGCGAGGGAAAAGTCACCCGCGCCTGCCGCGTCTGCTGAGGCTGAAGCTGCCCCTGCGGCTGCGGCTGCCGAGAGTGCAGTTAAGGCAGAGAAGCCAGTGACaaccaagaaggaaaagagggataACTCTTTCAAGGAGGATCCATACTCCTATGTCGACCCTTCCCACGCAGAAGTCAAGGCCATCAT CGAAAAGTTCCAGTTCAAGGACACTTTCCCCAGAGACAACTTGTTGGTTAGGAACGAGTACGGAGACCCCCTTCGAACCATGTACCTTACCAATGACATTGTCAAG CAAATCATCCTTAACAACGATTACACCCGCATGCGTCTCATCTCCGCCGGTATCAAATCCTTCACTCGTCAAGATTCGGCCACATCCAAAAATTCTGAGCTGATCTGCAAGTGGCGTCCCCCAATCGACGGTATCCTCGAGCTCCTCCCTCACCTCGGCGACGGTGTCCTCATCGAAGGTACCCTCTCCGAACTCCGCACCTTGCTTGAAGACCACTATCCTGCTCTCGAAAAGTTCAAGAGGAGtgaatggaaagaggagatggagaaacgCGAGATGGGCGCCGCTGTTGTCAAGTTTAACGCTGGGAACAGCGATGGCGGCGAACTCAAGTTGCCGATGTATCTTCCTATCTGGAAGGCCAAGATGAgtttgagcttgatgatCGATaagcgagagaagag TATTCTCTCACTGCGAACATTTGGCGAGGACATTTGCAAACCTCCTCCTATTCAGTCCGATCAGAAGGTCGCTTCTGCCTCTACTGATCCCACTCCAGCGGAGAAGTAG